One Longimicrobiaceae bacterium genomic window, GCCGCCTGCTCGTCCTGGACCGCGCGACGGGAGATGTGGCGCACCGCACCTTCGCCGACCTGGCGGAGATGATCCCCGCGGGCGACGCACTGGTGCTCAACGAGACACGCGTCTTCCCCGCACGCCTCATGGGCCGCAAGCCCACGGGCGCCCCCGCGGAAGTCTTCCTCCTCCATCCCGAAGGCGGGGACGAGGCGCTTTGGCGCGCCCTCGTCCGCCCCGGTGGCAAGCTGAAGCCGGGCCGCACGGTGGAGATCGGCCCCGAGCTGTCGGTCGAGATTGTGGAGTCAACGCCGTCCGGCGAGCGCATCGTCCGCCTCGTCACGCCGCTGCCGGTCGCCGAGGCGCTGGAGAGGTACGGCGAGGTGCCGCTGCCGCCGTACGTGGAGCGCCAC contains:
- a CDS encoding S-adenosylmethionine:tRNA ribosyltransferase-isomerase gives rise to the protein MGERTFRTSDFDFHLPPGQIAQTPAARRDASRLLVLDRATGDVAHRTFADLAEMIPAGDALVLNETRVFPARLMGRKPTGAPAEVFLLHPEGGDEALWRALVRPGGKLKPGRTVEIGPELSVEIVESTPSGERIVRLVTPLPVAEALERYGEVPLPPYVERH